One region of Haloterrigena salifodinae genomic DNA includes:
- the gfcR gene encoding transcriptional regulator GfcR: MKNVDSLVSEAAGLAESGLSRGEIADELNVSRETASWLIERATPDAEQPNERPKSPQDIHIDWSTVGQNGRRLDHLGGILADVLLTDGDADLVVGIEKAGVPLATAVASELKVDLSTYTPRKHRWEKGDIDEYSGSFSHNFSSVDGADCYVVDDMITSGTTISETVRAVENEGGNVRGCAVIVDKNGTDRVDDVPVRSLITLVNLTAEE; encoded by the coding sequence ATGAAGAACGTCGATAGTCTCGTGAGCGAAGCCGCCGGTTTGGCTGAGAGCGGACTCTCCAGGGGAGAGATCGCGGACGAACTCAACGTCTCCCGCGAGACCGCTAGCTGGCTCATCGAACGAGCGACGCCGGACGCTGAACAGCCCAACGAACGCCCGAAGTCTCCGCAGGACATCCACATTGACTGGAGTACCGTCGGCCAGAACGGCCGCCGACTCGACCACCTTGGCGGAATACTGGCCGACGTCCTCTTGACGGACGGAGATGCTGACCTCGTCGTTGGGATCGAAAAGGCGGGCGTCCCGCTGGCGACGGCCGTCGCGAGCGAACTAAAGGTCGATCTCAGTACCTACACCCCGCGGAAACACCGCTGGGAAAAGGGAGATATCGACGAGTACAGTGGCTCATTCTCCCACAACTTCTCGTCGGTCGACGGCGCCGACTGCTACGTCGTCGACGACATGATAACGTCGGGAACAACGATTTCTGAGACCGTTCGGGCCGTCGAGAACGAGGGAGGTAACGTCAGGGGTTGTGCCGTCATCGTCGACAAGAACGGGACGGACCGCGTCGACGACGTCCCGGTCAGGTCGCTGATTACACTGGTCAATCTAACCGCGGAGGAATGA
- a CDS encoding HAD family hydrolase, producing MQVYSQLYGLYDSTDTETLRARQDLVNVFPALDSQVSLQQWESVRDDLDQQKTQIRRNFPNGDAYAEIAAHATETQAFTALDLYNKYERPINALVLDVDETLRSASTTDNEIPRDTLYFLTELHERGVPIVICTGQTLENVKGFMIQGLGSEIVHSGDLSIVYEAGTGVFTPEHGAETKRLLYESLDDDIVDVFDAVRSRVLSDAPEDLRRNCHLQGNEFNITVKPNFKIGSERAREIIDAGLVHQLELLGDAVATQLGYLSDEGRQWTKAFYADADPEIDGVLTERKEASECKVSDVPEDVSALFERIDVAYYEADAAEIGSLELNKVAGVEAAFDVLGIDDPFAVAMGDSKSDLRVMRWLTETGTGISAAPGHASTDVLDFVRETDELVFDEGKSSEMLRAIYALNELAATYRS from the coding sequence GTGCAAGTTTATAGTCAGTTGTATGGACTGTACGATAGTACCGACACTGAGACGCTCAGGGCACGTCAGGATCTCGTCAATGTGTTCCCGGCGCTCGATTCACAAGTCTCCCTGCAGCAGTGGGAGTCCGTTCGAGACGACCTCGACCAGCAGAAGACCCAGATTCGGCGGAATTTCCCGAACGGAGACGCCTACGCGGAGATCGCCGCACACGCGACGGAAACCCAGGCGTTCACCGCACTCGATCTGTACAACAAGTACGAACGTCCGATCAACGCACTGGTCCTCGACGTCGACGAGACGCTCCGGTCAGCGTCAACGACCGACAACGAGATCCCGCGAGACACGCTATACTTCCTGACGGAACTTCACGAGCGCGGCGTTCCGATCGTGATCTGTACCGGGCAGACCTTGGAAAACGTCAAGGGATTCATGATACAAGGGCTCGGAAGCGAAATCGTCCACTCGGGCGACCTCTCGATCGTCTACGAGGCCGGAACCGGCGTATTCACACCTGAACACGGTGCGGAGACGAAACGGCTACTCTATGAGTCGCTCGACGACGACATCGTTGACGTGTTCGACGCGGTTCGCTCACGTGTGCTCTCGGACGCCCCCGAAGACTTGCGGCGGAACTGCCACCTACAGGGTAACGAGTTCAACATCACGGTGAAGCCGAACTTTAAGATCGGCTCCGAACGAGCTCGAGAGATCATCGACGCGGGGCTGGTCCATCAGCTCGAACTGCTTGGCGACGCTGTGGCGACGCAGTTAGGGTACTTGAGCGACGAGGGACGCCAGTGGACGAAAGCGTTCTACGCCGACGCGGATCCCGAGATTGACGGCGTCCTCACTGAGCGTAAGGAGGCCTCTGAGTGTAAGGTTAGTGACGTTCCGGAAGATGTGAGTGCACTCTTCGAGCGCATCGACGTCGCGTACTACGAGGCCGACGCCGCGGAGATCGGCAGCCTCGAACTGAATAAGGTCGCCGGCGTGGAAGCCGCCTTCGACGTGCTCGGTATCGACGACCCGTTCGCCGTTGCGATGGGCGACAGCAAGAGCGATCTCCGAGTCATGCGTTGGCTCACGGAAACGGGGACCGGGATCTCCGCCGCCCCCGGACACGCCTCTACCGACGTCCTAGACTTCGTCCGCGAGACCGACGAACTGGTGTTCGACGAGGGGAAGAGCTCCGAGATGCTGCGAGCGATTTACGCACTGAACGAACTGGCCGCGACGTACCGATCATGA
- a CDS encoding GH32 C-terminal domain-containing protein — protein MADRDDSDNRRVVAYWPFDESEGSSAEEVVSGCRDAVEHAFADARFKSDSDPRWIDGVTGSGLLFDGYSTQIEHDRQILDGDTTEFTVEAWIAPRAFEGQSSERLSPIVSNHSVDDNRGFEFGLDGHGRCSFQVGLGDTWVAVQTESPLPKYSWSHVAAVFEGDDGSLRLYVDAACTAVERVPEGSMIVPADVPVLIGKNNRTERVDDTFALHNFSGAIDELKIYDCAFTASDVRERYETPCHDEHPSMNYETIALDPSRYRGDRHRPQYHPIPPGHWMNEPHAPLYHDGQYHLFYQHNPSGPYWGNIHWGHWVSDDLVHWRHLKPALAPERDGLAPDGIWSGGSTHDADGDPVLLFTAGEIDRTPDQRVVVASPVDPDDPELTSWRQDDESAIERPHSIGLRDNDFRDPFVWRENGTWYCLVGSGFATGGGAALVYESESLAEWVFRGCLHRTDHDEYPELGLVWELPVLLPIGEDETDAEKYAFIVSPIEGAAEVEVYYWLGEWDPDACRFVPDHEDPRRIDYGGFHFTGPHGIVDPETGRSLLFTIAQDDRRPRDHYDAGWAHNGGLPVHLFLRDDGRLGIEPIEELRSLRAERLAEIRNVQVSNANDELDGVGGTAVEIRATMASDGAEKYGLKVRANPDGSEETLIYYDERTERIVVHREHSTRNAETRATVSERSSLVHRGEVDRDGEDLELRVYLDGSMLEVYVNSLKSVTTRLYPEDERSTGIEAWADGDVTVQRLDVWELDSAYE, from the coding sequence ATGGCCGACCGAGACGATAGCGATAACCGCCGTGTCGTAGCGTACTGGCCGTTCGACGAAAGCGAGGGCTCGTCCGCCGAGGAAGTCGTGTCCGGATGCCGAGACGCGGTCGAGCACGCGTTCGCGGACGCACGGTTCAAATCGGATAGTGATCCGCGATGGATTGACGGCGTCACGGGAAGCGGACTGTTGTTCGATGGTTACTCCACGCAAATCGAACACGACCGGCAGATTCTCGACGGAGATACGACCGAGTTCACGGTCGAAGCGTGGATCGCCCCCCGAGCGTTCGAGGGTCAGTCGTCAGAGCGTCTCTCCCCGATTGTCAGCAACCACTCGGTCGACGATAACCGCGGGTTCGAGTTTGGACTCGACGGACACGGCCGGTGCTCGTTCCAAGTCGGACTGGGAGACACGTGGGTGGCTGTCCAGACGGAATCACCGCTACCCAAATATTCCTGGTCGCACGTCGCAGCAGTCTTCGAGGGCGACGACGGTTCACTCCGACTCTACGTCGACGCCGCATGCACCGCAGTGGAACGAGTTCCCGAGGGGAGCATGATCGTCCCGGCCGACGTCCCGGTTCTGATTGGAAAGAACAACCGAACCGAACGCGTCGACGACACGTTCGCTTTACACAACTTCTCAGGGGCGATCGACGAACTCAAAATCTATGACTGCGCGTTCACCGCCTCCGACGTCCGCGAGCGGTACGAGACGCCGTGCCACGACGAACACCCCTCGATGAACTACGAAACGATCGCCCTCGATCCGTCGCGATATCGCGGAGATCGTCATCGTCCGCAGTACCATCCGATCCCGCCTGGTCACTGGATGAACGAACCGCATGCACCGCTGTATCACGACGGCCAGTACCACCTGTTCTACCAGCACAACCCCAGCGGACCGTACTGGGGCAATATCCATTGGGGGCACTGGGTGAGTGACGATTTAGTCCATTGGCGGCACCTTAAACCGGCACTGGCGCCCGAACGCGACGGACTGGCTCCCGATGGGATCTGGTCCGGCGGGTCGACTCACGACGCGGACGGGGACCCTGTTCTCCTCTTTACCGCGGGAGAAATAGACCGCACTCCCGATCAGCGCGTCGTGGTAGCGTCCCCTGTTGATCCCGACGACCCCGAATTGACGTCTTGGCGTCAGGACGACGAGTCCGCGATCGAGCGCCCGCATTCGATCGGGCTTCGGGACAACGACTTTCGCGACCCGTTCGTTTGGCGGGAGAACGGGACGTGGTACTGTCTCGTCGGTTCCGGATTCGCTACCGGTGGCGGTGCGGCCCTTGTATACGAGTCTGAGAGCTTGGCGGAGTGGGTGTTCCGGGGTTGTCTCCATCGAACGGATCACGACGAGTACCCGGAGCTCGGACTCGTCTGGGAGTTGCCCGTCTTGCTGCCGATTGGCGAAGACGAGACCGACGCCGAGAAGTACGCGTTCATCGTCAGTCCGATTGAGGGCGCCGCGGAAGTGGAAGTGTACTACTGGCTCGGCGAGTGGGACCCCGACGCCTGTCGGTTCGTTCCGGACCACGAGGACCCGCGACGTATCGATTACGGGGGGTTTCACTTCACTGGTCCTCACGGTATTGTCGACCCCGAAACGGGTCGGAGCCTCCTATTCACGATTGCACAGGACGACCGTCGTCCGCGGGATCACTATGACGCCGGATGGGCCCACAACGGCGGTCTCCCGGTACACCTGTTTCTTCGCGACGACGGTCGGCTCGGCATCGAACCGATTGAGGAACTGCGATCGCTCCGAGCCGAGCGACTCGCCGAGATCCGGAACGTGCAGGTCTCAAATGCGAACGACGAACTGGACGGCGTTGGCGGAACCGCAGTCGAGATTCGAGCAACAATGGCGTCTGACGGAGCTGAGAAGTACGGGCTGAAGGTAAGAGCGAACCCTGATGGGTCCGAGGAGACGCTGATATATTACGACGAACGGACGGAGCGGATCGTCGTCCACCGCGAACACAGCACTCGAAACGCCGAAACACGGGCGACTGTTTCGGAGCGAAGCTCGCTCGTCCACCGTGGCGAGGTCGACCGCGACGGCGAGGACCTCGAACTACGAGTGTACCTCGACGGGTCGATGCTCGAGGTATACGTGAACAGCCTAAAGAGTGTCACTACTCGCCTGTATCCGGAGGATGAGCGGTCGACCGGAATCGAGGCGTGGGCGGACGGTGATGTGACCGTCCAGCGATTGGACGTCTGGGAACTGGATAGCGCATACGAGTGA
- a CDS encoding TrmB family transcriptional regulator — MSGYENLDVSEIRDSLQRHVDMSEYESQVYLALVQNGKQSMRDLSEASDVPKQRVYDIVEELREQGFVELDDSYPKKAYAVDPTKTLGPIQTHVEQVQNALEEFHKSVSDVDSGVAQFRNQSTIEKYIFELLDSAERTIFLMTSVDRLQIFEDALRDNSDVQIRVVLTDLDEGHVVDDRIELNSPIREFADYVRGTVRSEPLVLSVDRSAGFFWPSTTDARRQPQEGFYVTDEELAFMFDRFLSDTVWPLGYPVNPDQRCSITLPQRYYRIHDCLSDLEVLTDSVPLRTLTVRFEGYDNVTGQQTSREGRLAGYYAPEFDDQAYLEVDIVEGDDEQSLTVTVGGWHSRQEDYMATSIELEKHEDWSAEELDDETLAHIETCRTELPEEIAGDVIVGFDGYIDYIRSLVGERKSPRMYDEISEFDTLREMITRASAQDKTLQFEWVESRRLPGGHTAHVGQVLDTAGYDTELVGFFGQPIRNEFSDAFDDDALLSLGQPTVTEYLQFGDGKVLFTDSSGHQALNWETLREYVPLEDIVDRLDETDLVSIGGWALIPEISTIWEGIYEQVYPLLSSPPDDIIVCTSDVHRLTETTLRSDLESLSILNDAIPVTVVTTSEQAAHLSDALLSGDRGKRALHATAESLCREIGVSRVAVTAAKESVLAGPHGSQRIRSALISDPAEEGTFEDHFSAGIALGRAEDLSDTSTLALGIAVASYFKQYQETPSLSDIRTFLDTYEDQGPA; from the coding sequence ATGAGTGGTTACGAGAACCTCGACGTATCCGAAATACGCGATTCGCTGCAACGCCACGTCGATATGTCGGAGTACGAGTCGCAGGTGTATCTCGCGCTCGTTCAAAACGGAAAGCAATCGATGCGAGACCTATCCGAGGCGAGCGACGTCCCAAAACAGCGCGTATACGACATCGTCGAGGAACTCAGGGAGCAGGGCTTCGTCGAGCTCGACGACAGTTATCCCAAGAAGGCGTACGCGGTCGATCCCACGAAGACGCTTGGCCCGATCCAGACGCACGTCGAACAGGTCCAAAACGCGCTCGAGGAGTTTCACAAGTCGGTGTCCGACGTCGATAGCGGCGTCGCACAGTTCAGGAACCAGTCGACAATCGAGAAGTACATCTTCGAACTCCTCGACAGCGCCGAACGGACGATCTTCCTGATGACGTCCGTCGATCGACTGCAGATCTTCGAGGACGCGCTACGCGACAACTCCGACGTCCAGATCCGCGTCGTACTCACTGATCTCGACGAGGGGCACGTCGTCGACGACCGTATCGAACTCAACAGTCCTATCCGCGAGTTTGCCGACTACGTCCGGGGGACCGTTCGTAGCGAACCGCTCGTACTCAGTGTGGATCGAAGTGCCGGGTTCTTTTGGCCGAGTACTACCGACGCACGTCGCCAGCCTCAGGAGGGATTCTACGTCACCGATGAGGAACTCGCGTTCATGTTCGATCGGTTCCTCTCGGACACGGTCTGGCCGCTCGGGTATCCGGTCAATCCCGATCAGCGCTGCTCTATCACGCTTCCGCAACGGTACTATCGGATCCACGATTGCCTCTCCGACCTCGAGGTACTCACCGACTCCGTTCCCCTCCGAACTCTGACAGTCCGGTTCGAGGGGTACGACAACGTGACTGGCCAGCAGACCTCTCGAGAGGGCCGACTCGCCGGGTACTACGCGCCGGAGTTCGATGACCAGGCGTACCTCGAAGTCGACATTGTTGAGGGCGACGATGAGCAGTCTCTGACGGTGACAGTCGGCGGCTGGCACTCGCGTCAGGAAGACTACATGGCGACGAGCATTGAACTGGAGAAACACGAAGACTGGTCCGCTGAAGAACTCGACGACGAGACGCTCGCACACATCGAGACGTGCCGGACGGAGCTCCCCGAGGAAATCGCCGGCGACGTCATCGTCGGCTTCGACGGTTACATCGACTATATCAGATCACTGGTCGGGGAACGGAAGAGTCCTCGAATGTACGATGAGATCAGCGAGTTCGACACGCTGCGAGAGATGATCACGAGGGCATCGGCTCAGGACAAGACGCTCCAGTTCGAGTGGGTCGAGAGCAGGCGCTTGCCCGGCGGCCACACTGCCCACGTCGGACAGGTACTCGATACGGCCGGATACGATACTGAACTCGTCGGGTTCTTCGGGCAGCCGATTCGGAACGAGTTCAGCGACGCGTTCGACGACGACGCGCTCCTCAGCCTGGGACAGCCGACCGTGACGGAGTATCTACAGTTCGGCGACGGGAAGGTCCTGTTCACCGACTCCAGTGGACATCAAGCGTTGAACTGGGAAACGCTCAGAGAATACGTGCCGCTCGAAGATATCGTCGATCGACTCGACGAGACTGATCTCGTGAGCATCGGCGGCTGGGCGCTCATCCCCGAGATATCGACGATCTGGGAGGGAATCTACGAGCAGGTGTATCCGCTGCTCTCGTCGCCGCCCGACGACATCATCGTCTGTACGAGCGACGTGCATCGCCTAACGGAGACGACGCTCCGGTCGGATCTGGAGTCGTTGAGTATCCTCAACGATGCGATCCCAGTGACGGTCGTGACGACCAGCGAACAGGCCGCACACTTGAGTGACGCTCTTCTGTCCGGCGACCGGGGGAAGCGAGCGCTCCACGCAACGGCAGAGTCACTTTGCCGCGAGATCGGCGTGTCTCGGGTCGCGGTGACCGCTGCGAAAGAGTCCGTCCTCGCCGGCCCCCACGGGAGCCAACGGATCCGATCGGCCCTGATTTCCGACCCGGCAGAGGAAGGGACGTTTGAGGATCACTTCAGCGCAGGTATCGCCCTGGGTCGCGCCGAGGACCTCTCGGACACATCGACACTCGCACTCGGAATCGCAGTGGCGAGTTACTTCAAACAGTACCAGGAGACGCCGTCTCTGTCTGATATTCGGACGTTTCTCGATACCTATGAGGATCAGGGACCGGCCTGA
- a CDS encoding ABC transporter ATP-binding protein has product MSSDYETHEREVVRQTNAESADQDVILEVRNASVEFDMGRGTSRVLDDVSMDIRQSEILGVVGESGSGKSMFASALLDAVVDPGQLSGEVIYHPEDGDPVDIANADRDLLKRYRWKEISMVFQGAMSSFNPTQRIRDHFTETLKAHDHDLKSGMDHARKLFRELHLDPDRVLDAYPHELSGGMQQRALIALSLVLKPRVLVMDEPTAALDLLMQRSILGLLENLQERYDLTVVFITHDLPLVAGLADRIGVLYAFQMAEVGPTDEILRDPAHPYTRDLLNAVPNLETPLDSMTPIEGQAPDPVNTATGCRYASRCPLATGECRSEDPPFFDVSADHETACHHWERAREEIPFDPTESPEQVETDVVTGRQSDDSVLSLNDVDVHFEQSSGLRSKLTGDSETVYAVNNVTLDIYENDVVALVGESGCGKTTLGKTAIGVQRPTNGRVSHRGVDVWEARDGGDDAYDEIRSALQIIHQDPGSSLNPNRSVQEILETPLKQAQDDLSFKDRRERTIAMLEYVGLSPARDYAERYPHQLSGGEKQRVALVRALFMNPDLILADEAVSALDVSLRVEMMDLMLELQQRFDTSYLFISHNFENARYLAGRVDGRIGVMYLGNIVEIGPAEEIIQNPRHPYTKILRWSTADIDPDDSSGELPVRSIDIPDPVDPPSGCSFQTRCPKARKHCTEECPSLDPASGGSDDHAIACFRECDSDHPYWDSEPLDGADGDESIFGPDRPPEERTAPDGGERTSDDHFGDVRGEDR; this is encoded by the coding sequence ATGAGTTCCGACTACGAAACACACGAACGCGAAGTAGTACGACAAACGAACGCAGAGTCAGCTGACCAAGACGTGATTCTGGAGGTTCGAAACGCCTCGGTCGAGTTCGATATGGGCCGCGGGACGTCGCGGGTCCTCGACGACGTCTCGATGGATATCCGCCAGAGCGAAATCCTCGGCGTCGTCGGCGAGTCGGGCTCTGGGAAGTCAATGTTCGCCTCGGCGCTCCTCGACGCGGTCGTCGATCCGGGCCAACTCTCCGGGGAAGTGATCTATCACCCCGAGGACGGCGATCCGGTCGACATCGCGAATGCTGATCGTGACCTGCTGAAACGATACCGTTGGAAGGAGATTTCGATGGTGTTTCAGGGCGCGATGAGTTCGTTCAATCCGACCCAGCGGATCAGGGATCACTTCACGGAGACGCTGAAGGCACACGACCACGACCTCAAGTCGGGGATGGACCACGCGCGTAAGCTGTTTCGAGAACTCCACCTCGATCCCGATCGGGTGCTCGATGCGTACCCCCACGAACTGAGTGGCGGAATGCAGCAGCGAGCACTCATCGCGCTCTCGCTAGTGTTGAAACCGCGAGTGCTGGTGATGGACGAGCCGACCGCGGCGCTCGACCTATTGATGCAGCGATCTATCCTCGGCCTTCTGGAGAACCTCCAAGAGCGGTACGATCTCACCGTCGTGTTCATCACTCACGACCTCCCACTGGTAGCTGGTCTAGCGGACCGGATCGGCGTCCTGTACGCCTTCCAGATGGCGGAGGTCGGCCCGACCGACGAAATCCTCCGCGATCCCGCCCACCCATACACGAGGGACCTGCTCAACGCCGTCCCGAACCTTGAAACGCCACTAGACTCGATGACACCGATCGAGGGACAGGCACCCGATCCAGTCAATACGGCGACCGGCTGCCGGTACGCGTCTCGGTGTCCACTGGCAACCGGCGAGTGTCGGTCCGAAGACCCGCCGTTCTTCGACGTCAGTGCTGACCACGAGACGGCCTGTCACCACTGGGAGCGAGCGCGTGAGGAGATCCCATTCGATCCGACCGAAAGCCCCGAACAGGTTGAAACAGACGTCGTGACAGGTCGCCAGTCAGATGATTCGGTACTCTCGCTCAACGACGTGGACGTCCACTTCGAACAGAGCTCGGGACTTCGGTCGAAACTCACTGGCGATAGCGAGACTGTCTATGCCGTCAATAACGTCACCCTCGATATCTACGAGAACGACGTGGTCGCGCTCGTCGGTGAATCTGGCTGTGGCAAGACGACGCTCGGAAAGACTGCTATCGGTGTCCAGCGACCGACCAACGGGAGGGTTTCGCATCGGGGAGTCGACGTCTGGGAGGCTCGCGACGGCGGTGACGACGCCTACGACGAGATCCGCTCGGCGCTACAGATCATCCACCAGGACCCGGGAAGTTCGCTAAATCCCAACCGGAGCGTTCAGGAGATCCTCGAGACACCGCTCAAGCAGGCCCAGGACGACCTCAGTTTCAAGGATCGACGGGAACGGACCATCGCGATGCTCGAGTACGTCGGCCTCTCTCCGGCACGTGATTACGCCGAACGGTACCCACACCAGCTATCCGGTGGTGAGAAACAGCGCGTTGCGCTCGTGCGCGCACTGTTCATGAACCCGGACCTGATCCTGGCTGACGAAGCGGTGAGTGCACTGGACGTATCGCTCCGCGTCGAGATGATGGATCTGATGCTCGAACTGCAACAGCGGTTTGATACGTCGTACCTGTTCATCTCGCACAACTTCGAGAACGCGCGGTATCTCGCTGGAAGGGTCGACGGCCGGATCGGCGTGATGTACCTCGGAAATATCGTCGAAATCGGCCCCGCCGAGGAAATCATCCAGAATCCGCGTCATCCCTACACGAAGATTCTTCGCTGGTCGACGGCGGACATCGACCCGGACGACAGCAGTGGGGAACTACCGGTGCGGAGCATCGACATTCCGGATCCCGTCGACCCCCCAAGCGGCTGTTCGTTCCAGACGCGGTGTCCGAAAGCCCGAAAGCACTGCACCGAGGAGTGTCCGTCACTTGATCCGGCGAGCGGGGGTTCGGACGATCACGCGATCGCCTGCTTCCGCGAGTGCGATAGTGACCATCCCTACTGGGACAGCGAACCGCTCGACGGTGCCGATGGCGATGAGTCCATCTTCGGACCCGACCGTCCGCCCGAAGAACGCACGGCACCGGACGGCGGCGAGCGGACCTCGGACGATCACTTCGGGGACGTACGGGGGGAGGACCGATGA
- a CDS encoding ABC transporter permease, with product MKPTDEDRNPMADGGDINAAEIPLESVSVEDVTRRDRIAKDLRGHWETFLLAWSDWRFKAGFLILFGFVLAGTVGVWLVESPTYQDGNKWDSPSYFGENPLGTDQFGQDIAALLIHATPDMLLMLMGGAVFATGIGAFVGIVSGYKGGRADEILMTLTDTAIMIPGLPLIIIVGAIWEPTSPILVGILVSINAWAGTARSLRSQVLTIREEAYVEASRIMGVSTGSILRKDITPQLLPLILVNFVMSGRGVIFNSVALYFLGVLPVEGVNWGVMLEKAYNAGAVTSPQLYYTVLWPLLTIVLLSWGLIMLSQGLDRVVNVRVRDRHEGGEAK from the coding sequence GTGAAGCCTACTGACGAGGACAGGAATCCGATGGCCGACGGCGGCGATATCAACGCGGCGGAGATCCCGCTTGAGAGCGTTTCCGTGGAGGACGTCACCCGACGCGATCGGATCGCCAAGGACCTTCGCGGACACTGGGAAACGTTCCTGCTGGCGTGGTCCGACTGGCGTTTCAAGGCCGGATTCCTGATCCTGTTCGGGTTCGTCCTTGCCGGAACGGTCGGCGTCTGGCTCGTCGAGTCACCGACGTATCAGGACGGGAATAAATGGGACAGTCCGTCCTATTTCGGCGAGAACCCGCTCGGCACTGACCAGTTCGGACAGGACATCGCCGCGCTATTGATCCACGCGACCCCGGACATGCTGTTAATGCTGATGGGCGGGGCAGTGTTCGCTACCGGGATCGGCGCGTTCGTCGGTATCGTCTCGGGTTACAAAGGCGGGCGAGCCGACGAAATACTGATGACGCTGACTGACACGGCGATAATGATTCCCGGGCTCCCGCTGATCATCATCGTCGGCGCGATCTGGGAGCCGACCAGCCCGATCCTCGTCGGTATCCTCGTGTCGATCAACGCGTGGGCCGGGACGGCGCGATCGCTCAGATCTCAGGTCCTCACGATCCGGGAAGAGGCGTACGTCGAGGCCTCGCGGATCATGGGCGTCTCGACCGGATCGATCCTGCGCAAGGACATCACGCCGCAGCTCCTCCCGCTTATCCTCGTCAATTTCGTGATGTCGGGGCGAGGAGTGATCTTCAACTCCGTAGCGCTGTACTTCCTCGGGGTGCTTCCGGTCGAGGGCGTCAACTGGGGCGTGATGCTGGAGAAGGCGTACAACGCCGGTGCAGTCACGTCGCCACAGCTGTACTACACGGTGTTGTGGCCACTCCTGACGATCGTGCTCCTATCGTGGGGACTCATCATGCTCTCCCAGGGGCTCGACCGTGTCGTCAATGTCAGGGTTCGCGACCGCCACGAAGGCGGGGAGGCTAAGTGA
- a CDS encoding ABC transporter permease — translation MNYYVKRVIRSFVTLVLVITITFGLTRLMPGGPVDYMRAKLRKQNPNMPSEQIDQMVQAYVGVKPDEPIYVQYLNYVTSVLQGDLGESTYYNEPVAQIYAEAIPWTLFVLGTAMLVTFAISISLGALLAYKEGSRLDSAVSTVAIVMNSVPYYVAAIILIAIFVTNLGMYPLSGRTSLGVTPGFNLPFIVDVLRHATLPMLSVIITGFGVQTLAMRSNSIRVLGEDYIRVARLRMLPTSRIANQYVARNAILPIYTGFVIQIGFIFGGSIILEDIFQYPGVGYYFFNAITARDYPLMMGGFLIISVAVVIAVTIADLTYGLIDPRAGAGGDSSEAY, via the coding sequence ATGAACTACTACGTAAAGCGTGTGATCCGATCGTTCGTGACTCTGGTGCTGGTCATCACGATCACGTTCGGTCTGACACGTCTGATGCCCGGCGGCCCTGTCGATTACATGCGAGCGAAACTTCGCAAGCAAAATCCGAACATGCCGTCCGAGCAGATCGACCAGATGGTGCAGGCGTACGTCGGTGTCAAGCCAGACGAACCGATCTACGTGCAGTACCTGAACTACGTCACCAGCGTCCTTCAGGGCGACCTCGGCGAATCGACGTACTATAACGAGCCAGTCGCCCAGATCTACGCGGAGGCGATCCCGTGGACGCTGTTCGTCCTCGGAACGGCGATGCTCGTGACGTTCGCGATTTCGATCTCGCTTGGCGCGCTCCTCGCTTACAAGGAGGGGAGTCGGCTTGACTCGGCCGTCAGCACTGTCGCAATCGTGATGAACTCCGTCCCCTATTACGTGGCGGCGATCATTCTCATCGCGATCTTCGTCACGAACCTGGGAATGTATCCGCTCTCCGGCAGAACGAGCCTCGGCGTCACACCGGGCTTCAACCTCCCGTTCATAGTAGACGTGCTACGACACGCGACCCTGCCAATGCTCTCGGTTATTATCACGGGCTTCGGCGTCCAGACGCTCGCGATGCGGAGCAACAGTATCAGAGTACTCGGAGAGGATTACATCCGTGTCGCACGGTTGCGGATGCTCCCTACGAGTCGCATCGCGAACCAGTACGTGGCTCGGAACGCAATCCTCCCGATCTACACCGGCTTCGTCATCCAGATCGGGTTCATCTTCGGGGGTTCGATCATCCTCGAGGACATTTTCCAGTATCCGGGCGTCGGGTACTACTTCTTCAACGCGATCACGGCGCGCGACTATCCGTTGATGATGGGTGGATTCCTCATCATATCGGTCGCAGTCGTCATCGCGGTCACGATCGCCGATCTCACCTACGGGCTGATCGATCCGCGTGCGGGTGCCGGGGGTGATTCCAGTGAAGCCTACTGA